A genomic window from Gambusia affinis linkage group LG16, SWU_Gaff_1.0, whole genome shotgun sequence includes:
- the zfp36l1a gene encoding mRNA decay activator protein ZFP36L1a, producing MTTAVVSPFFDFEMINKNNKFSYNNNLGGPHPVSVPCTGTSVPLSNATGSLLDRKAVGSPTMASVFHRRHSVSSTKFSQNQFLNSLKTVEHSSLISGAGNASSSNNKETRLRDRSFSETGERLLNKCLGPSSPTCGGGSSPVNSSRYKTELCRPFEENGTCKYGDKCQFAHGVHELRSLSRHPKYKTELCRTFHTIGFCPYGPRCHFIHNAEERRGPPQQSSPLNSSSKMERPRLQHSYSFAGFSSSGGLRDSPTSVTPPPMFFPDEVPNWPSSNPFTYSSQELANLFGPSLNAGTAGAEPNSAAPPSPTGTPYFFRPMLESPPLFEPLSSPPDSLSDQEGYQSSSGSESPSLDNSRRLPIFSRLSISDE from the exons ATGACCACAGCCGTGGTGTCGCCTTTCTTCGACTTTGAAATGATAAACAAG aACAATAAATTCAGCTACAACAACAACCTGGGGGGCCCTCACCCAGTGTCTGTCCCTTGCACTGGCACCAGCGTGCCCCTCTCCAATGCCACCGGATCCCTGCTGGACAGGAAGGCGGTGGGATCCCCCACAATGGCAAGCGTGTTCCATCGGCGTCACTCTGTCAGCAGCACCAAGTTCAGCCAGAACCAGTTTCTGAACAGCCTGAAGACGGTGGAGCACTCCTCACTCATCTCAGGGGCTGgcaacgccagcagcagcaacaacaaggAGACCCGCCTGCGAGACCGCTCCTTCTCTGAGACGGGGGAGCGGCTCCTCAACAAGTGCCTGGGGCCCTCCAGCCCGACgtgcggcggcggcagcagcccGGTGAACTCCAGCCGTTACAAAACGGAGCTGTGCAGGCCCTTCGAGGAGAACGGCACCTGCAAGTACGGCGACAAGTGTCAGTTTGCCCATGGGGTGCATGAACTGCGCAGCCTTAGCCGTCACCCCAAATACAAAACCGAGCTGTGCCGCACCTTCCACACCATCGGCTTCTGCCCCTACGGGCCACGTTGCCACTTCATCCACAATGCCGAGGAGCGTCGCGGACCTCCGCAGCAGTCCTCCCCTTTAAACTCTTCCAGCAAGATGGAGAGGCCCCGGCTGCAGCACAGCTACAGCTTCGCCGGCTTCTCCAGCTCTGGGGGACTTAGGGACAGCCCGACCTCGGTCACCCCGCCGCCCATGTTCTTCCCAGACGAGGTCCCAAACTGGCCCAGCAGCAACCCTTTCACCTACTCCAGCCAGGAGCTGGCTAACCTGTTTGGGCCGAGCCTAAATGCCGGTACGGCAGGCGCGGAGCCAAACAGCGCCGCGCCGCCCTCTCCGACTGGCACGCCTTACTTCTTCAGACCCATGTTGGAGTCACCGCCGCTGTTCGAGCCCCTTTCTAGCCCCCCAGACTCTCTGTCAGACCAGGAAGGCTACCAGAGCAGCTCTGGCTCCGAGTCACCCTCGCTGGACAACAGCCGCCGCCTTCCCATCTTTAGCCGCCTTTCCATCTCTGACGAGTAA